The following nucleotide sequence is from Penaeus vannamei isolate JL-2024 chromosome 10, ASM4276789v1, whole genome shotgun sequence.
CATCCAGGCACAGTAACTTGGCACCGTCGTTGGAGCAGTGCCAAGTATCGCAGTAGCACATCACCTTGCCGCCCAGCTGCGCCAGCCGACTGCACGGGCTCCTGACGGTGCTGATGCGGTGATCCAGTTCCTCCAGCGCCTTCTTAAAAGCCGCATCAGTCAGGTACTCTTCCTCAGGCATCGCATGTCCCGTCCTCTCGCCGGGAACGTCACCCACCATGCGCAGAGTCGCCATGCACGAGACCGTAAGGGCAAGCGCGACCAGAGATTCCCGTTTTCTCAGATTCCGAAGCCACGCAGTCACTACTCGACCTACAGGTCGCTGAGCCATTATGGATCTTATGCGCACTGCAACGATGGCTCAACCTCggcatatgtatattatcaacTTCCTTTGACTTATTTTGAAttattatcctttccttctcacACTGATAGCACTGAAcattaataacataaataaataaacaaggacaTCATGAAACAAATGTCCAAAAATGATAACACGGAAGACAAGCGACACATGGAGCCAGGAGCACCAGCGTCTGAATTTAGCCCCGCGCGCAGCTGGAAAATTCTGGGTGATTTTCCTTCAGCGAGCAGGAAGTAACAACCAATATGTGGCGTCTCTAAGAAATGAAGCAGGTAAAACGAAGCCTTTTTCAATGAGACTGAAACatgtataattttgtttttttctttgtttatttttttttatttatttattttatttattttttatttttttttttttttgctatggcCTTAGGACATATGAATGAATCAGTCTACGAATATACGTTGTTCTTTTTCTGAAATATTCCTTTTGTATATCCTTCTAAAGtgcaaaaaaagagaattatGAATAACATTTCCTGATTGCATgtaatacacgcgcgcgcgcgcgtatacacagacatgaatacatatacgcactcatacacagacatgcacccATGCACCCATGCACAACACACaaggatatatatttgtatatatatgtgtgtatatacatacatatatatatatatatatatatatatatatatatatatatatgaatacatacatacatacatacacacacatacacacatacacacatatatgtgtgtgtgtgtatatatatatatatatatatatatatatatatatatatatatatatatatatatatacgtatatatctatatctatatctatctatctatctatctatctatctatctatctatcgatcgatctatctatctatctatctatctatctatctatctatctacctatctatctatctatctatctatctatctatctatatatatatatatatatatatatatatatatatatatatatatatatatatatatatatatctgtgtgtgtgtgtgtgtgtgtgtgtgtgtgtgtgtgtgtgtgtgtgtgtgtgtgtgtgtgtaaatataaaagtTCTCAGACAACTCCTAAAATGTCCAAGCGTGCAATGTTTTAtaagttcatatatgtatatatatatatatatatatatatatatatatatatatatatatatacatacatatatatatatatatatatatatatatatatatatatgtatgtatatatatatatatatatatatatatatacatacatatatatatatatatatatatatatatgaatatatatatgtatatatatgcatatgtatatgaatatatatatatatatatatatatatatatatatatatatatatatatatatatatatatttatgtatatatatgtatatatatgcatatgaatatatatttatgtatatatatataaatatatatatatatatgtatatatataaatatatatatatgtatatacatatatatatatatatatatatatatatatatatatatatatatgaatatctatatatatatatatatatatatatatatatatatatatatatatatatatgtacatatatatatacatgtatatatatatatatatatatatatatacatatatatatatataaatatatatatatatatatacataaatatatatatacatatatatatatatatatatatatatatatatatatacatatatatatatatatatacatatatatacgtatatgtatacgtatatatatatattatatatatatatatacatatacatatatatatatatatatatatacatatatatatatgtatatatatatatatatatatatatatatatatatatatatatatatatatatatacatatatatgcatatatatacataaatatatatatatactaatacatatacatatatatatatacataaatatatatatatatatatatatatatatatatatatatatatatatatatgtatatatatatatatatttacttatatatatatatagatatacatatatatatatatacatatatatatacgtatatatatatatatatatatatatatatatatatatatatatatatatatatatttatatatatatatatatatatatatatatatatatatatatatatagtatatatctatatctatatctatctatctatctatctatctatctatatatatatatatatatatatatatatatatatatatatatatatttatttatttatttatatatatatatatatatatatatatatatatatatatatatatatatgtgtgtgtgtgtgtgtgtgtgtgtgtgtgtgtgtgtgtgtgtgtgcttgtgtgtgtgtgtgtgtgtgtgtgtgtgtgtgtgtgtgtgtgtgtttgtgtgtgtgtgtgtgtgtgtgtgtaaatgtaaaagtTCTCAGACAACTCCTAAAATGTCCAAGCGTGCAATGCTTTACAAGTTCATACATGATCAGACATGCCTGTTGTATTCAGAAATTAAATAAGTGGTGTTTTTTCATTCTTGCAAGTGACAGCGTCCGGAGGTGTTGTGCTTCAAAAACGCCCATTTTACCACCCATAAAAATTTTGAGATGAGAGTTAAAATAAAATTTCTGATTAAACTTTATGGGAATCCGATTAGAATCATTGAAGCTATATAACACGTTTATGGAGACTCTTCGCATTGCAGAACAGTAGTTTGCAATTGGACTCTGCGTTTCAAGGAACTACTCGAGGACGATCCACTTGAAGGACGACCCTCCAACTCAAATACTCGAGAAAATATCCACCTTGTGAGTAATCTGGTCGAACAAGGTAGACGAATGACAGTTGACGAAGTTGCCAGTGAAGTGGGAATTTCACACGGTACGGCATTAGCAATTCTCACTGAATATCTTGTGCTCAGGAAGGTGGGAAATTCTCGTACAACCTTTTTATGGAAATGCCTTAGCacacttttttttcctgtttccaaaaataaaagaacaccAGAAAGGCACACGATTTCAGTAGCTAGATCAagcaaaaaattataataataataatgatacattttaaaaaattaaataaaaaaaaggatataacgtggtatatatatatatatatatatatatatatatatatatatatatatatatatatatatatatgtatatatatacatatatatatatacatatatatatacatatatatacatatatatatatatatatatatatatatatatatatatatatatatatattcgtttcacCTAGTATAATTTACAATAATTAAAATTTAAAGATGGTGCGTATATTGACCTCATGGACAAAGTTACGCTTttcaatgaaagaaaaatgatgaaaaaaaagatacagtccAACGTCTAAATAAGTATAGATGCAGCATAAATGTGGAAATGGTTACCATCCAACAAATCTACGGCGCCCAGTGTTTGTTGCCGAAGAACGTCCTAATGGAAATGGACTAGAATTAAGCATCAATCCTAATAACACAAAATACCTACGAAACCGAAGGCTCTGAATGGCATAACAAATAATATGGCTACAACAAATtacgaacagaaagaaaaaatatgaattttgTAATTAAATATGTGTTATTCGCTGCTTCAACAATATTTGATAATTTTATGACACCGCTGATTTCATCTTACTATTACtaagattattcttatcataatgataatttcattagtATTTGGTCAACATTACTTTCTTTACTGATATTCTATAGTGTAAAAGAAGATTCTGGATATTTAAAAGTATGCCCAGTAATAATGAAGgagtctttttctgttttgtaaaCATTgcatcgtaaatatatatatatatataatatatatatatatatatatatatatatatatatatatatatatatatatatatatatatacatatatatatatatattatatatatatgtgtgtgtgtgtgtgtgtgtgtgtgtgtgtatatatatatatatatatatatatatatatatatatatatatatatatatatatatatatatatatatatatacacacacacatacacacacacacacacacacacatatatatatatatatatatatatatatatatatatatatatatatatatatatatatatatatatatatatacatatatatatatatatatatatatatatgtgtgtgtgtgtgtgtgtgtgtgtgtgtgtgtgtgtgtgtgtgtgtgtgtgtgtgtgtgtgtgtgtgtgtgtgtgtgtgtgtgtgtgtgtgtgtgtctatatatatatatatatatatatatatatatatatatatatatatatatatatatatatatatatatatgtaaatatataaatatacatagatatgtatatatatatatatatatatatatatatatatatatatgtttatgtgtatatctatctatctatctatctatctatataggtttatgtatatctatctatctatctatctatctatctatatatatctgtatatctatatatctatatctatatatctatatatctatctatatatctatatatctaatatatatatatatatatatatatatatatatatatatatatatatatatatatatgtatatgtatatgtatataggtacccGTATTATGTATGGGCGGCTTtattgttaacttttttttctggCCCAAAttttaataaatcaaataaagaactAACTTTATTAAAACAAGAAATGAACTTTAGTTCAATGACCCTGTTATAGGTTTCCCATATGtggaagagatataaaaaaaaaaagaaatgggccTCAGTCTCCCTCTCATTAGTCTATAAATATTGTCTACCACCTTAGTGTTCCCCCAGGTGAGTCTTtaaagttatctatctatctttatcttcagaTTTGAAAAAgttcttttgttatttgttataatcCTGTTTTTTTGTTAGCCTGTATGGTACCAAAGAATTCAATCATTTAATGTACTCCCACTTAATTTTTCAGGTTTCTAACAATTTGCTACATATACAGCTAATACTAGTTATGATTATAAAGTTGATGTATATTTAAAATCTATTCCCTTTATGTCTTTTAccattttacttttcttcttaatACCATCCTGTGTGAACATCTCTACTCTGATATATACACTCATGTTGACATAGTTAAAGCAGTACCTATAAAATTGAAAAATAACCTCTATTCTCCTCTGTACACACTACTGATGCCTTCCTTTTCACAACAGTTCACATCAAATCattcattatatcaatatatacatgtattttagttGACTGACTTTTTTCCATTTGGTGTCTGAATGAACACATGATATGAATAAATACTGATAAGAGATATGTGTATTCAATTTCCTAGAATGCTgatagaaaaaggggaaatgaaaaagTATTTTCTTGATGTACCATCTTTATACATTCTCAAACATGAAATCCCCTATTCATGAGATATTAACATGGAGagtagatataaaaaagaaaaaaaaatctacttttgCAATATGAATTTTAGAAACTGCTATTGACGAGTAAGTCAATATCCTTATAACAGTTTACGACAACACATCAGTACCACAAACTTTAAATAATACCTTATTACAAACAAAAATGTGATGGAACAGAATAACCAAATTAGATTCTTCAAtgaaaaaacagtgataataatattgataatcatattaaaaataacaataattatgatataatttccCTGTATAAGATTTATACACCATAATCAtctctttcatcttcatcttcagagTCGGAGAATTTCATGAGTCGCACTTCTTCCAAACCAGCATTGTCCAAAATATcgaagtcatcattatcatcaatcttagCAGTTCCCACGGTGtcactttctcccttattcttattcttgttcttgttcttgttcttatttttgtttttcttcttatcatcatcatcatccacaatTCTGAAAGTAGGATAAATATTATGTTAAAGCCATTTAAAAATTATATTGCCAGActtgtatctttatcattacatttacATGTTAACATAAAATCACATACACTTGCAGACATAATCATGTAGAGGCAAACAAACATCCAGACTGAAAAATATCCTCTTCCACACATGCAAAGACACATGTAAACTTGTATGTAAATTCCCATATACAAACACCAATGCACACAATATTTACACATTCATGCATCAGCTACTTATTCAAAACATATGCCACTGAAAAAACAAAATTGTATGTGCTACAACAGATTACAAAAATTTAATACCAGAAGCTAACGAACATTACAACTAAACAAAATAATTTGCACTAGAGGTACCTGCTCATATCCATTTCCTCTATggactcatcatcatcatcatcgtcatcatctgaCAGGATTTCCTTCCTCTTGCCTCGGCTTTCAATCTCCTCCCGCCTCATAACTGGCAGGCTGTTCTCATCTGCTCCTGTGGGGTTGCCAAACTGCCTCACCTGATCCTTTTCATGGATCTTCTGCCAGCTGGAATGGAACTTACTCATAGGGGTACCCTCCTGACGAACTGAGATCTGTCCAACAAACACAGAACAGTTTTAGAatgctttctttttatccttatttgtagaagagcgagagagacagtttTGGATGTCTATCTGCtcttattgggggggggggggtacttgtaTTTATGGCATAATgtaatatttgagagagagagagagagagagagagagagagagagagagagagagagagagagagagagagagagagagagagagagagagagagagagagagagagagagagtgagtgagtgagtgagtgagtgagtgagtgagtgagtgagtgagtgagtgagtgagtgagtgagtgagtgagtgagtgagtgtgtgtgtgtgtgtgtgtgtgtgtgtgtgtgtgtgtgtgtgtgtgtgtgtgtgtgtgtgtgtgtgtgtatcaaactGATTGATGCCCTAAGAAAGActcaacaaaacatatatatttcacaccCTGACACACATACCCGTGCATAAGGCACAtgaaagaaacaaatacataaaaaaagaaaaatatcttagCACCTCACCTCCCAATCTTTGATGGCTTTAAGGTCTGCAATGGACAATgtagtttctcttcttcttgtttcaaTAAACTGGCTATTTTCATTAATCTTGTCCAAGAGCTGTTTCATTTTCTTGCAGAAGTTTGTCATATGACATTTCTTTAGGAATGCTTTTATCTGGGTAAAACAAATAACATTAAAATTGCAACCTTCACTAAAATCAATACTACTGCATTATTGAACAGCATCACTAATaagatttactttatatatacacatttccttTTTCATCAACTGCAAAAATATAAAGGAGATATTTTTCCCATATATTTTACTCCTCTTTTCAAGattgcaaaataaaacaaagtaataaaTGCACACcacacaacagcaataatagttaaAAAGACTAGAGTTGATTCACAGACACAAAACCAACCTGTAGAGTAGCTGGGAAGACTAGTTCGGGAAAGGCAATGGAGTGGCTTTCAAGAGTCAGGTACTTGACCATTGTATCATAGACCTGCGAGACGATACCATCCTTGAAGGCAGATTCCTCCATCTCCTGATTGGAGAGGCGTAGCATGCACATCCAGTCAAAAGGCCTGATGGATGCCTTCTTGTGCTTCTTGTCCAGAGGGGCTTGGGATAGAATCTGTGGGTGACGAGggaaaagcatatatacatacagtgataATATGCAACCAATTCATCCTAAAAACAAAGCATTGAAAATTTGTTTCATTATTCACAATCCTTGGATACATACCAACAAATACAAGCAATCTATATACAGCCTTAATACATGATAAAGATTCCTTACATCTAACAGAAGGGGCATAACAGGTATGAACGTCTCTGTGTGTCGAGAAAGGTTTGTCAACATATTACAAACATGGAAGTGAAGGGGATAGAATGCTGGCGTTGGACGTAACTTTACAGTACCAATCGCAatctggaaaagaaaaataataatcatatcatacaGTCTAAATGCTTAATAATAAGTCATTTATTCCTGGTCATCGTTAAAATAACCAATACAATGAAATTAACGAAGAAAACACACAAAGTGCATAATTTCATTGCACTATATCTGAACCATCCTCAATATGACATGAATGAACTCAAACTCCTTCATACCTGTATGAGAGGGTAAATAAGTGGCTGCAGAATTGTGCTAGGATGAGTCTTAGACAGCAATTCACCCCAGAAATTTAGGCAGTGGATATACTGCCAGTTGTACACCATCTGAACACGCTCCTGGATGGGGAAAAAATACAAGGTATTACAAATATTCTTCCTTCATGATTTGAATAGTGATAAAGCATATACATCTTTTTCATGGAAGAAGTggacaagagagaaggaaatgaggaaaaaatcaagaaaaatagaggaggtggaggaagagaatagtaataatgataacaataatataatataaagatattgatgaagaagttgaggaggaaaaggaagaagaaaataagatataatGTCATACCTTAGTTTTGGTTGTAATAGCATTTCTGAGGTGAATTGCCATCTGACGAATGTACACGAAGGCATGTTTATATGCTATCGAATGATCCAAAGCATACAGTTCCACCAATGACATGCGCATGAAGTCAATGAGGCCCCTTGTATTCCTTGACGTAAACTTTGAGTTTTGtacaaatgaaatatacatacgcTGGAAAGAAGGAACCATTAGTCTCTGAACTACTGActtctatacataaatatttcaaGTTTCACAAAATATTGTTTAGTATAAAACCTTTCCTATCTTTTACAAGGTAAGGCATATAAAAAATCTCTTCCTTACCCTTAAGACTCCATCCATGAATGATTCAGGGAGCAAGCGAGTCAGCCTAAATATGCCTAAGAAGGCCAGAACTCGCACTTTCTTCTCACTAGTAGCCCAGAGGGAGACCAGCTTCCTCAGGAGCTTCTTTGCCACATTTCTGTGCCCAGCATAGTAACTGAGAAGGGGCATCACACCACGACTCAGAAGGACCTCAGCGATACTTGCATCAGCCACTGCACCAATCAACTGAAAGCAAAATATTCCAAATCCTGCATTCAGTACTAAATTCTGACCTTCTTAATAATGTATCTGATTTTCAAGCGCATCATAGAACCTCTAAAACACTAGAGTAGCTTTTAACTTTTGTTCAAACACAAAATGACTCCTATATTTGGCACAAAAGTTCAAAGCAGAGGAAAACAATAGTATATGTATTTCTTACAACACCAAGGATTTCAAGAAAATGGGATTTTGCTGAGTGGGTATTGAAAAAGCAGAAATTTTCCCAAGAGGACAATTACTCTTAACAGACTGATATTATCACAGAAGAAAGTGGTGCTTACCCGAACTAGATTACCAAGATAGGATTTAAAGAAGTTCTTCATTTTGTCCCATCTTTTGCATTTTAAAGGGTCATCTGTAGGGTTCTTCATCCTCAGAATTCTGTAGAAGGCGGAGGGTACATTTCGCAAGCAAAGACGCACAACAGCATTGAAAACTGGAAAACAGGTAAAACAAATTTATTCCTCAGACATTTGGTTTGATAAAACAGTAAAACTTTtgaaaatgagagataaatacTAATACTATATCTTGATGGAAATAATTTCACATTAAAAATTGCAATTTTTCGTCCCGTTGAGTCAACAAGAAGTACATCCAGTACATTTAAACTCCAGCATTTTCAattggtcaaaaaaaaaaaaacaatagcaatgccGAGAGCACCACTAAACAAGTACTTGCAATTCTATCTactgataattatttttaaactATATTTTAGCCATGTAGCACTGGAAGCATCATCTAGGATCTGTCTTTGGTGCAATAATCTGTTGTTGGCTTTTCAGTGTGTGAGGATGGGTCAGAAAATTTCTGGATATGACAAGTGTACatgtataatcataatgaaagaTGATCATTCATGCACTTCACACAGCTCAGTCACTAACACATTCAGAAAGATAAAACTTATACATAGCAAGGTCTGGCACCTGGTTTAGTAGGGAGAGAGCCCACCATGCAGGATTTCCAAGAACAATTTTCTTTGACTTTCTGTGTGATGTAGATCATCAGTAGTCCCTTGTACAACTAAACTATTTGTTGGAGACCCAATGATTTTCCTATACAACTGCAACTGGTGTGGTGCATTCAAGAGGAGTTGTAGAAGTTCTGAAGATGAACTGCACGAAGGGCATAAGAACAACTGTCATTCCAGAATACATTGCTACTTTGCAGAAGCTAATGGAAAAGGACTCCAGAATTAGTTTCCACGATCTGGGAAACTTGTAAACACTGGGAGATGAAGGGTCACTGAAATACCTGTTAGATCCTGAGCACTAGGAACAGAAACATAGCAGAGTGGATTGGGCCTATGAACAGCTGGGTAGGTTCAATGGAGGGGCTTAAAGTTACTGCACTGTTACACATAATGAAAGAGGATTTATAAGGCAACCTGATGAGTGGGAGTCTATGAGTGTATGAAAGGAGATGATGTGCCACGCATAGCCATGAGGCCTTTTTTTGTAGTATCCAGAAACCACTACCAGTTTGATACATTGTTTGATGTTGTATCATGGTCGCTACAAAACACAACATCACTGAAGTTTGTACTAAGACAAAAGtttaagaaaagggaaattaatttttcttaatttcacataAAGTCTATAGAAAAACATTAAAGTACTTACGTTGCTAGTATGGTTTTAAATTACAAGTAAAACTTTGTGGAAacttcaaataaaatggaaaatgtaCCTGACTACACTGTAACTTATACTGTTTATACACACCACTCTTTGTTTCACAGGGTTATGGAaacttccatatatatttttcagattcagtcaaaacattttttcttgttgcatacattgttcttcatatgagATGTCAAAGTTGCATGAGGTTCTGGATCTTATTCTATCCACCAAAAGTGAGCTCCATGTCTGACTCAGACAACTAAATAATTCCAATGATCACAGGCATTTACTTGTCTTATTGATTGCATTACATCAACAACTTGAGACAAACAGcctttttaaaattaatattgaGCCCGTAAGGTTATATAATAGAGGTACAGAAAGGTTTGAAAGACATTCATCCTAGCTATGTCATATGACTCGGCTACACTGGAAATTCTCAACATGTTGTTAAAGCAACCTTCATGATTGACTTCAAATTTTACCCATATCAAGTGAACATGTATTTGATATACTGCTAAAACGACACAAACATCTTATGCAACT
It contains:
- the Noc2 gene encoding nucleolar complex protein 2 homolog; protein product: MKLKKNTGMAKNTGMAKKPAQATGKNTKKRKALADMSVDDMFSMIHDDQSDDETSPAVQKGGKKAKMNKKMKKETVPEEKQKVDDIDEMEEDLEDEEDEEMAQSTKMSQKEYLNKLKKSDPEFFKTMMQSSEVMDMQSSGDEEEDSDDDDEEEEEEEEKEEEKALESGEESDASDAEDESLRKRGTNVVTGSMIAEWEKGLQGDEPLNTFLEVSQAFLGAIQSLGSKSEEEKEAASKYEVTGPQIFNAVVRLCLRNVPSAFYRILRMKNPTDDPLKCKRWDKMKNFFKSYLGNLVRLIGAVADASIAEVLLSRGVMPLLSYYAGHRNVAKKLLRKLVSLWATSEKKVRVLAFLGIFRLTRLLPESFMDGVLRRMYISFVQNSKFTSRNTRGLIDFMRMSLVELYALDHSIAYKHAFVYIRQMAIHLRNAITTKTKERVQMVYNWQYIHCLNFWGELLSKTHPSTILQPLIYPLIQIAIGTVKLRPTPAFYPLHFHVCNMLTNLSRHTETFIPVMPLLLDILSQAPLDKKHKKASIRPFDWMCMLRLSNQEMEESAFKDGIVSQVYDTMVKYLTLESHSIAFPELVFPATLQIKAFLKKCHMTNFCKKMKQLLDKINENSQFIETRRRETTLSIADLKAIKDWEISVRQEGTPMSKFHSSWQKIHEKDQVRQFGNPTGADENSLPVMRREEIESRGKRKEILSDDDDDDDDESIEEMDMSRIVDDDDDKKKNKNKNKNKNKNKNKGESDTVGTAKIDDNDDFDILDNAGLEEVRLMKFSDSEDEDERDDYGV